In Methanolacinia paynteri, the DNA window AGGGGGGATAATTGTCACCCGTAACTATCGTAATGGCATCGCCGGAGTAAGCCATATCGGCTGCCGATACCTGCGCCGTTATGATCAGAAACAAAAAAAATACAGTTGCCAGGAAACTTCCTGTAATCCTGCTATTACTCCCACCTGCATCCGCCATACAGAAACCTCACCTCTCGGGCAGTCACGGCCTCCCCGGCTTCAATTAACATCACAATGCAAAATACCCGGCTGCCCTTGATGAAAAAAAGTTAAAATGAAAGGAATATAAAGGTATCATTTGTTCCATATTTCCTCTTTTCAGCCCTTCAAAAATTTGATTACATCGGCAAGCCCGGCCCTTTTGCCGGTAAGCAGCATTCCCATCCTGAATATCCTGGCTGAGAGCTTTGCCGCGACATATATGGAGATCAAAAGTATTGCAAGGCTTGCGGCGATCTCAGGATAAGATACGTCCCCTGTCGAAAGCCTGAAAATCGTGATGAAGGGTGCCGTATAGGGGAAGTATGTAAGTACAGTAAGGACGGGCGAATCGGGAGCGCTCACTATGAACTCGGAGAACGCCACGGGGATAATGGCAAACATCGTAAATATCATCGAGGACTGCTGGGCTTCGGCCGTGGTTGTCGAGATCGCCGCAGTGCATGCAATGGATATGGAATAGAGGAAATAGCCGAGTACGAAATAAACAACCACCGGGACGATTATCCATGAAATGCCGATCCCTGAGATCAGTCCCGAGAAGGGGGAGAGAAGAAGAACGGAGGCCACCATCGCAATCCATACGCCCATCTGCAGGATACCGACCGCACCGTACCCGAATATCTTTCCCCTGAGCAGCTGATCTGCGGATACCGAGGAAAGGAGCATCTCCCCGCTCCTGTTCTCCTTCTCCTCCCCGATACCCTGCATAAGATAGCCGGATGAGGTTATAATTGAAAATACGAGCATAAAGGCAAGAACCATCGGAATTATAAATGCTCCGGGAGGTTCATTCTCCGCCAAATTGCCTTCGTCGTCGAGTTCTACAGTCTCTGTCTTTTCCACAGGATCGATTATCCTCTCGGATGTGGAATACGGAAGACCGGCATTATTCACGATGCTGCTGCGGATAAACACCCCTATATCGCCGTAGTCAATGCCTGCAACAGGGCTCTTTGTTGTATAAACGGTCACCACCCCGGTATCCGGGTAGTCCGCCCGGAGAACAAAAAAGTCCGTGATCTCCCCTTTTCCTACTGCCGCTTCGGCGGAAGACTCGTCAGGGTATGATATATAGCCGTCACCCGCCGTGAGAATTCCGGCATAATCGACAAAACCCGTATCCTGCTGTTCCGTGTCCCCTATAAGCCCGGGCATCTGGGAGAATGCGATCCCGAATATCAGCATTAAAAGAATAGGAAGCCCGAATGTTCCGAATAAAAAGCCCTTTCTCCGTACGGTCTTTGAAAATTCATGGCGTGCTATTACTGCCGTTTTACTGCCCATCTTCAGCAACCTCGATAAATATGTCGTTGAGCGACCTTGCTCCGACTTCAAACTTCTTTATCCTGACGCTGTCGACAAGTTCTTTCAGGATATCCTGGGTATCGGCGCCTGATTTTATCACGAGCTCCGCATGGCTCTTATAATCGTTTACGGAGACAACCCTCCCGCTGTCGAGTTCAGGCAGCACCCCCTCGTAGCCGAGGCTGACGGAGTAACCGAAGCTTTCCCTGATCTCGTTTATTCCTCCGTAAAGAACGATTTTACCCCTGTTCAGCATGAGGAGGCGATCGCACATCCTCTCTACCTCGTCCATCTGGTGCGTGCTCATGATAATGGTCATCCCCTCCCTGTTCAGTTCGAGCAGGGTGTCCTTTATCAGTTTCTTGTTCACCGGATCAAGGCCGTAGAACGGTTCGTCAAGAATAAGGATCTCCGGGGTGTGTATGACCGCGATTATAAACTGCAGCCTCCTCGACATTCCTTTGCTGAGTTCACCGACCTTCTTGTTCCTGTAATCCGACAGGTTCATCCTGGAAAGCCATGTTTCAGCTGCAGGATCAGGATCGGCCATTCCCTTCAGGGAGGCAAAGAACCGGATGCACTCCCATAATTTTAGTTTTTTGTCAATTCCTCCCTCTTCTGGAAGATAGCCGATCCTGTTCTTGGTCTCCTCGGAAAACGGAGCGCCCAGAACAGAGACCCTTCCTGAATCCGGCCTGAAGATATCCAGGATGATCCTAATCATCGTTGTTTTTCCGGCACCGTTGGGGCCTAAAAGCGCGAAAATCTCACCTTTCCTCACTTCAAAACCGATATCAACGAGTACAGGCTTTTTATCGAATGATTTGAAAAGCCCCGACAGTTCAAGGACAGGAATTTCGCCGCCCGTCTTCCCCACACTCTTTACATCATCCATAATGCTGACGATTAGTATTTGATCCGGGGCATGATAACTGCACTGCAGGTTTTAATTCCGTTTTTTTACGAAGTTCAGCCCCGGACAACAGAAAAATTCGAACGAAGAATCAACGAAAGCAATTTACTGCCAACCCGGTTATCAACGGTTGACCAGCCGATTCAATTCTTAAAGATTAAGTCACCCTCGTTCAATCTACTATTATAAGATGATATCCGCCCTTTACGTCGATGACGAAGAACTCCTGCTTGTTGTTGCAAAAGAGTATCTTGAAAAAGGCGGAGAATTCCGGATTGATACTGCAAAATCCGTGAATGAAGCACTGCTGATGATTGAAGGGAACAGCTACGACGCCATCATCTCCGATTACCAGATGCCGGGAAAAGACGGCATAGAGTTTCTCTCCGAAATAAGGGATGCCGGAAATACCATACCCTTCATATTATTCACCGGAAAGGGACGCGAAGATGTCGTCATACAGGCAATAAACAACGGTGCGGACTTTTACATCCAGAAAGGCGGCGATCCCAGGGCACAGTTTGCAGAACTGGTTTACAAACTTAAGATTGCGGTCGACAGGAAGTTCAAGAACGATGAGATCGTCCGCAAAAACAGGGAACTAAGAGATATCAACAGCAAACTCGAACTCGCCGAAAAGGAGCTGAAGGACAATCTCGAGGATGCCCGCAGGAATAAAGCGGAACTTGCAGAGAGTCTTAACAGGCTGCAGCAGATTATCACATTTCTTCCCGACCCGACATTCGCCATAGATAACGAAGGAAGGATCATCGCATGGAACAGTGCTATGGAGAAGCTTTCCGGTGCAAAGGCCGAAGATGTCATGGGCAGGGGGGACTACGAACACTCTTACAGGCTTTTGGGGCGAAGACATCCGATCCTGATAGATCTCGTAATAAATCCGGACCTGGAGATAAAATACAACCATTCGCCTGTGTCCTCCTACGGGAACAGAATTGTATCCGAAGGTTTTTTCCCTGTTTTCGGGGTGGAGAAAGACGTTTCGAAATGGTTCACCTCATCGCCCCTCTACGATATAAACGGGAGTCTCGCCGGTGCAATAGAATCGATCAGGGATATTACCCACATAAAGAAAACCAGCAGGCTGCTTGAAATACAGCGGGATCTCGGTTTTTCTCTTGCCGGCAATTCAACATTAACCGGTTCAATAAAGGCTGTTTTAGACTCCCTAAGCGAACTTGACGGTATAAATGCCTGCGGAATATATCTTGCAGATACGGATTCGGGGATGTTGAAACTCGAAGCATCAACAGGAATATCCGAAGAATTCAGGGAAAGGGTTTCAGTCATGGTGCTGAAAAATCCGGGCAGCTTTTTTGATACGGGCTCCGCATGCACAAGGACAGGGGACGTATTTATCCCAGAATTTGATGAAAAACGGATCGGTGACGAGGGGATAAAATGCTTCCATGCAGTAAGAATCGTATATAAGAATGAAATCCTTGGGTTTTTGGTCTGCGCCTCAAAGAAAATAGATGAGATCCCGCCTGATATTAAAACCTCGATTGAAAACCTTGCTGCACAGGCTTCAGGTGCAATTTTCAGAAGCCGTGTTAACGAAGAGAAAAAAAGGATGAGGGAGAACCTCGAGAGTTTCTTCAACGAGATCAACGATTATCTCTTTATAACGGATACCTCCGGCATCATTCTCATGACGAACTCATCGCTCCGGAAATATACGGGTTACGGGGAGAAAGATCTTCATGGGCAGCATATCTCCATGATCCACCCTCCCGAATTCAGGGAT includes these proteins:
- a CDS encoding PAS domain S-box protein → MISALYVDDEELLLVVAKEYLEKGGEFRIDTAKSVNEALLMIEGNSYDAIISDYQMPGKDGIEFLSEIRDAGNTIPFILFTGKGREDVVIQAINNGADFYIQKGGDPRAQFAELVYKLKIAVDRKFKNDEIVRKNRELRDINSKLELAEKELKDNLEDARRNKAELAESLNRLQQIITFLPDPTFAIDNEGRIIAWNSAMEKLSGAKAEDVMGRGDYEHSYRLLGRRHPILIDLVINPDLEIKYNHSPVSSYGNRIVSEGFFPVFGVEKDVSKWFTSSPLYDINGSLAGAIESIRDITHIKKTSRLLEIQRDLGFSLAGNSTLTGSIKAVLDSLSELDGINACGIYLADTDSGMLKLEASTGISEEFRERVSVMVLKNPGSFFDTGSACTRTGDVFIPEFDEKRIGDEGIKCFHAVRIVYKNEILGFLVCASKKIDEIPPDIKTSIENLAAQASGAIFRSRVNEEKKRMRENLESFFNEINDYLFITDTSGIILMTNSSLRKYTGYGEKDLHGQHISMIHPPEFRDETGIILNGITEGNLGSHFIPVMTKEGEIIPAETRVTSGTIGGNRVILGVSRNISALKEAHDRTLESERRMRAVFDQSFQLAGILDRKGRLLNVNRTAMKYVEGEPEDFIGRYIWETDWWTERPDLQDKIKDAVSMASGGVTVKSETEIIDRDGFMKLLDFSIRPVRDENGEIIYLVPEAADITRRKKAEDALIQANHKLLLLNSITRHDILNRVTPVLGFLEIVKDNASDPDQSDILEKLKSQVKDIENLIKFTGLYDELGASEPSWQNPARILNSLNVPKEIAVKNSLPEIEVYADTMLEKVFSNLLGNSQMHGKRVSEISVSCRRTDKGTSILWKDNGCGIPECNKEKIFLRGFGDNSGLGLFLSKEILSITNIRIRECGKEGEGAVFEIIIPPDGCRSVNNPEEENIEYL
- a CDS encoding ABC transporter ATP-binding protein, giving the protein MDDVKSVGKTGGEIPVLELSGLFKSFDKKPVLVDIGFEVRKGEIFALLGPNGAGKTTMIRIILDIFRPDSGRVSVLGAPFSEETKNRIGYLPEEGGIDKKLKLWECIRFFASLKGMADPDPAAETWLSRMNLSDYRNKKVGELSKGMSRRLQFIIAVIHTPEILILDEPFYGLDPVNKKLIKDTLLELNREGMTIIMSTHQMDEVERMCDRLLMLNRGKIVLYGGINEIRESFGYSVSLGYEGVLPELDSGRVVSVNDYKSHAELVIKSGADTQDILKELVDSVRIKKFEVGARSLNDIFIEVAEDGQ
- a CDS encoding ABC transporter permease translates to MGSKTAVIARHEFSKTVRRKGFLFGTFGLPILLMLIFGIAFSQMPGLIGDTEQQDTGFVDYAGILTAGDGYISYPDESSAEAAVGKGEITDFFVLRADYPDTGVVTVYTTKSPVAGIDYGDIGVFIRSSIVNNAGLPYSTSERIIDPVEKTETVELDDEGNLAENEPPGAFIIPMVLAFMLVFSIITSSGYLMQGIGEEKENRSGEMLLSSVSADQLLRGKIFGYGAVGILQMGVWIAMVASVLLLSPFSGLISGIGISWIIVPVVVYFVLGYFLYSISIACTAAISTTTAEAQQSSMIFTMFAIIPVAFSEFIVSAPDSPVLTVLTYFPYTAPFITIFRLSTGDVSYPEIAASLAILLISIYVAAKLSARIFRMGMLLTGKRAGLADVIKFLKG